From Pseudarthrobacter equi, a single genomic window includes:
- a CDS encoding ABC transporter permease: MPSKFLSGSAPDAAPAPSPDGFRPSDEASGSDRPDATPRAASGATPSSPHVHAALTRSSSGNEDLRELESGLDSLQSDAERKHRVDWSRILLPVAALVVLVLVWQFYVSLGVKRRDLVPGPLDVAGQMGVLWSEGKLQEAMWTSLQRGLVGFLISVAIATPVGLLLAQVAPLRRAFGPLISGLQVLPSVAWVPAAIIWFGLTDATVYFVVFMGAIPSIINGLISGVDQIPPQFRRVGTVLGANRLQMALQVVLPAALPGYLGGLKQGWAFSWRSLMAAEIIAVGGTIGFGLGSLLDQGRALSDMTVVMSAILLILGVGILIELLVFAPIEKRLLRRRGLLAGSTR, translated from the coding sequence ATGCCAAGTAAGTTCCTGTCCGGCTCCGCGCCGGATGCCGCCCCCGCCCCTTCGCCGGACGGCTTTCGTCCTTCGGACGAAGCGTCCGGCTCCGACAGGCCCGATGCCACTCCCAGGGCGGCATCCGGCGCTACGCCCTCGTCACCTCACGTGCATGCCGCTTTGACAAGGTCTTCGAGCGGAAACGAGGACCTCCGGGAGCTCGAATCGGGGCTCGATTCGCTGCAGTCCGACGCCGAGCGCAAGCACCGGGTGGACTGGAGCCGCATCCTCCTGCCCGTGGCCGCCCTGGTGGTCCTGGTGCTCGTCTGGCAGTTCTACGTGTCGCTGGGCGTCAAGCGCCGCGACCTGGTTCCCGGCCCGCTGGATGTGGCGGGCCAGATGGGCGTCCTGTGGTCAGAAGGCAAGCTGCAGGAAGCCATGTGGACCTCGCTGCAGCGCGGCCTGGTTGGGTTCCTGATCTCGGTGGCCATCGCCACGCCCGTGGGACTGCTGCTGGCTCAGGTGGCGCCGCTGCGCCGGGCTTTCGGCCCCTTGATCTCGGGCCTGCAGGTGCTGCCGTCGGTTGCTTGGGTCCCCGCTGCCATCATCTGGTTCGGCCTCACTGACGCCACCGTCTACTTCGTGGTGTTCATGGGCGCCATCCCCTCCATCATCAACGGGCTGATCTCCGGTGTGGACCAGATCCCGCCGCAGTTCCGCCGGGTGGGAACCGTCCTCGGCGCCAACCGGCTGCAGATGGCCCTGCAGGTGGTCCTGCCGGCCGCGCTGCCTGGTTACCTGGGCGGCCTCAAGCAGGGCTGGGCCTTCTCCTGGCGCTCCCTCATGGCCGCGGAAATCATCGCAGTGGGCGGCACCATCGGCTTCGGCCTCGGCTCGCTGCTCGACCAGGGCCGGGCGCTGTCCGACATGACAGTGGTGATGTCCGCGATCCTGCTCATCCTCGGCGTCGGCATCCTGATCGAACTGCTGGTGTTCGCGCCCATTGAGAAGCGTCTCCTGCGCCGCCGCGGCCTTCTGGCCGGCAGCACCCGCTGA
- a CDS encoding ABC transporter ATP-binding protein — translation MPVVLENLGKRFGDGAPVLDDVNANIGKGEFVALLGASGCGKSTLLNIIAGLEAPSSGALEVPSDGAAFMFQDAALFPWLTARENIELALKLRGVGKADRRTKAQELLELVHLGTAGDKRPHELSGGMRQRVSLARSLAQDRQLLLMDEPFAALDAITRDLLHDELERIWKETGRTIVFVTHNVREAVRLGQRVLLLSSRPGRVVQEWDVTEEHRTDAGLAGQLTGVITARLREEIRRHAK, via the coding sequence ATGCCAGTCGTACTGGAAAACCTGGGCAAGCGCTTCGGCGACGGCGCCCCGGTGCTGGACGACGTCAACGCCAACATCGGGAAAGGCGAGTTCGTCGCCCTCCTCGGTGCGTCCGGCTGCGGCAAATCCACCCTGCTGAACATCATCGCGGGACTGGAGGCACCGTCGTCGGGCGCCCTCGAAGTCCCCAGCGACGGCGCAGCCTTCATGTTCCAGGACGCCGCACTGTTCCCCTGGCTGACGGCCCGGGAAAACATCGAGCTGGCACTGAAACTGCGCGGCGTGGGCAAGGCCGACCGGCGCACCAAGGCACAGGAACTCCTGGAACTGGTCCACCTGGGCACGGCGGGGGACAAGCGGCCGCACGAGCTGTCCGGCGGCATGCGCCAGCGCGTCTCACTGGCCCGTTCGCTCGCCCAGGACCGCCAGCTGCTGCTCATGGACGAGCCGTTCGCCGCCCTGGACGCCATCACCCGCGACCTGCTGCACGACGAGCTGGAACGCATCTGGAAGGAAACCGGACGCACCATCGTCTTTGTCACCCACAACGTCCGCGAGGCTGTCCGGCTGGGACAGCGCGTGCTGCTGCTCTCCTCCCGCCCCGGCCGCGTGGTCCAGGAATGGGACGTCACCGAGGAACACCGAACCGACGCCGGGCTCGCCGGCCAGCTCACCGGGGTCATCACCGCCCGGCTGCGTGAGGAGATTCGCCGCCATGCCAAGTAA
- a CDS encoding TetR/AcrR family transcriptional regulator — protein sequence MAAARTLVAAGRTPTVDEAAQAAGVARSTAYRYFTGRRELLAAAHPETARTSMLPEAPPLDAAGRLDAVVVEFTRMILETEAQQRTMLRLSLESADGPGRRLPLRQGRAIGWLTEALMPLQGELTDEQVHKLVLAVRSAIGIEALVWLTDVGGLDREDAIESMRWTANALLAKAQTEGLWG from the coding sequence GTGGCGGCTGCAAGGACCCTTGTCGCCGCCGGTAGGACGCCGACGGTGGACGAGGCCGCACAGGCAGCCGGAGTTGCACGCAGCACTGCCTACCGCTATTTCACCGGCCGGCGGGAACTACTCGCTGCAGCCCACCCTGAAACGGCACGGACCTCGATGCTGCCGGAGGCTCCGCCCCTGGATGCTGCCGGCCGGCTCGATGCCGTGGTGGTGGAGTTCACCCGCATGATTCTGGAAACCGAAGCACAACAGCGGACCATGCTGCGCCTATCGCTTGAGTCCGCCGACGGCCCCGGCCGGCGCCTGCCCCTGCGCCAGGGGCGTGCTATCGGCTGGCTGACCGAAGCGCTAATGCCGCTGCAAGGGGAATTGACCGATGAGCAGGTCCATAAACTGGTGCTGGCCGTCCGCAGTGCCATCGGCATTGAGGCCCTGGTCTGGCTCACGGACGTGGGCGGGTTGGACCGGGAGGACGCCATCGAGTCGATGCGCTGGACCGCCAACGCTTTGCTCGCCAAGGCGCAGACGGAGGGCCTGTGGGGTTGA
- the cobA gene encoding uroporphyrinogen-III C-methyltransferase → MAIQDIYPTALRLLGRPVLVVGGGPVATRRAKGLLDAGALVTVVAPVASPALQDMAGAGLLTWAARPYESTDVDGAWFVQTATGDPAVDAQVSADAEAQRVWCVNASDHEASAAWTPAVAVVDDVKIAVNAGGDPRRAMAVRDAVATALETGDLPLRRRRAHRGSVALVGGGPGDTGLITVRGRRLLGQADVVVADRLGPRELLNELAPDVRVIEVGKTPGHHPVPQADINRILVEEALKGHRVVRLKGGDPYVLGRGGEEAEHCRRHGVEVEVVSGVTSAISVPAAAGIPVTHRGLAKGFSVVTGHEELSEVPARADHTIVLLMGVGQLRESASALGEAGLPAGTPVGIVENGYLPDQRVTIGTLGSIADQAEAAGVANPAVIVIGDVVRVSPFAPSHFKTADYSTTSPNQPRKTVFTT, encoded by the coding sequence ATGGCAATTCAGGATATTTACCCCACGGCGCTGCGGCTGCTCGGCCGCCCCGTGCTGGTGGTGGGCGGCGGACCCGTAGCCACCCGCCGCGCCAAGGGGTTGCTCGACGCCGGTGCCCTGGTCACCGTCGTGGCACCCGTTGCCTCTCCCGCGCTGCAGGACATGGCCGGCGCCGGCCTGCTCACCTGGGCAGCGCGCCCCTACGAATCCACGGACGTCGACGGCGCGTGGTTCGTCCAGACCGCCACCGGCGATCCCGCCGTGGACGCCCAGGTATCGGCCGACGCCGAGGCGCAGCGCGTCTGGTGCGTCAACGCCTCCGACCATGAAGCCTCCGCCGCCTGGACGCCCGCCGTCGCCGTGGTTGATGACGTCAAGATCGCCGTGAACGCCGGGGGAGACCCGCGCCGCGCCATGGCCGTCCGGGACGCCGTCGCCACCGCCCTGGAAACCGGGGACCTTCCGCTCCGCCGCCGCCGCGCCCACCGCGGCTCCGTTGCCCTGGTGGGCGGCGGACCCGGCGATACCGGCCTCATCACCGTCCGTGGCCGCCGGCTCCTGGGTCAGGCCGACGTCGTGGTTGCCGACCGCCTGGGCCCCCGTGAACTCCTCAACGAACTCGCCCCGGACGTCCGCGTCATCGAGGTGGGCAAGACCCCCGGCCACCACCCCGTTCCGCAGGCCGACATCAACCGCATCCTGGTCGAGGAAGCGCTCAAGGGCCACCGGGTGGTCCGGCTCAAGGGCGGCGACCCGTACGTCCTGGGCCGCGGCGGCGAGGAAGCCGAACACTGCCGCCGGCACGGCGTCGAGGTTGAAGTGGTTTCCGGTGTCACGTCCGCCATCTCGGTGCCCGCGGCGGCAGGCATCCCCGTCACCCACCGCGGCCTCGCCAAGGGCTTCAGCGTGGTCACCGGCCACGAAGAACTGTCCGAGGTTCCCGCCCGCGCAGACCACACGATCGTCCTGCTCATGGGAGTGGGCCAGCTCCGGGAATCAGCATCCGCGCTGGGCGAAGCCGGACTGCCCGCCGGGACCCCTGTTGGTATCGTGGAAAACGGCTACTTGCCGGACCAGCGTGTCACCATCGGAACGCTCGGTTCCATTGCGGACCAGGCCGAAGCCGCCGGCGTCGCGAATCCCGCAGTGATTGTCATCGGTGACGTGGTGCGCGTGAGCCCGTTCGCGCCGTCGCACTTCAAAACCGCTGACTACAGCACCACCAGCCCCAACCAGCCCCGCAAGACCGTCTTCACCACCTGA
- a CDS encoding DUF1206 domain-containing protein, with product MSDGESTLSQAADAVEEASNHKVLDVLARLGFAVMALLHVIVGAIAVAIAFGQPGQADATGAIEQLAANPWGPAVMWACVAACTGLSLWQASEATLRMRGEPRKERVAKLVSSGFLAIAYGSVGLSFAGFAVGLRGDSGDSTRDFSAALMGHPLGPWVLVALGLTIIGIGVYFVVKGVTRGFKKEELFHFNGTRRGRIVDSLGVVGHIAKGIALGLTGLLFIIAAAKHSPEESTGLDGSLQALRDHPFGPYLLVAIGAGFIAYGIFALIRARFGHM from the coding sequence GTGTCCGATGGCGAATCCACGCTCAGCCAGGCGGCAGATGCCGTCGAGGAAGCGTCAAACCACAAAGTCCTGGACGTCCTGGCCCGGCTGGGCTTCGCGGTCATGGCCCTGCTGCATGTGATTGTGGGGGCCATTGCCGTTGCCATTGCCTTCGGCCAGCCCGGCCAGGCGGACGCCACCGGAGCCATTGAACAGCTGGCCGCCAACCCCTGGGGCCCTGCCGTCATGTGGGCCTGCGTTGCGGCCTGCACCGGGCTGTCCCTGTGGCAGGCCAGCGAGGCCACCCTCAGGATGCGCGGCGAACCACGCAAGGAACGTGTGGCAAAGCTGGTGTCCTCCGGCTTCCTGGCCATCGCCTACGGCAGCGTGGGGCTCAGCTTTGCCGGCTTCGCTGTGGGGCTCCGCGGGGATTCCGGGGACAGCACGCGGGACTTCAGCGCAGCACTGATGGGCCATCCGCTGGGACCGTGGGTGCTCGTGGCGTTGGGGCTGACCATCATCGGAATCGGCGTCTACTTTGTGGTCAAGGGAGTCACCCGCGGCTTCAAGAAAGAGGAACTCTTTCATTTCAACGGGACCAGGCGCGGCAGGATTGTTGACAGCCTGGGAGTGGTGGGGCACATCGCCAAAGGCATCGCCCTGGGACTCACCGGGCTGCTGTTCATCATCGCCGCGGCGAAGCACAGCCCTGAAGAGTCCACCGGCCTGGACGGAAGCCTCCAGGCCCTGCGCGACCACCCCTTCGGCCCTTACCTGCTGGTGGCCATTGGTGCCGGCTTCATCGCCTACGGTATCTTCGCCCTGATCCGGGCCCGGTTCGGGCACATGTAG
- a CDS encoding SRPBCC family protein codes for MTQHPGGAPAATRSAGQAFAALFRLLKVARPERPIHPHGLGLSGELTRTGSPAAPSGIDWLDNAGVDAVEARFSRSIGLPQTLPDILGLALRVTPSGDGDAPPGPADVLFASTGWRVPWRFLLRPRLDVAGATMTTLMPYRGRQGPVLLGLRTRSLPPGSLASGEWVLGLHWATPSGRWRECGELRLHAGPHPTDTPLRFDPLGNQPPGAQAYPWTRRLRKPSYRAAQRTAPPAVARPGGGQPERPKQSTASTPATGRNAMSTVSQHFSSPPGDVWRVIADGWLYSGWVVGASRIRDVDAEWPQVGSRLHHSVGAWPLVIDDSSRVTAVEPNRSLELVARGWPMGEAKVEITLEEAADGCRVTIAEDAIRGPGKLVPKVLRDAAISARNRETLRRLELMAAGGAGK; via the coding sequence ATGACCCAGCACCCGGGCGGCGCGCCCGCCGCCACACGCAGCGCCGGGCAGGCGTTCGCCGCCCTGTTCCGGCTCCTGAAGGTTGCCCGGCCGGAGCGGCCCATCCATCCTCACGGGCTCGGCCTGTCCGGCGAGCTCACCCGCACCGGCAGCCCCGCAGCCCCGAGCGGCATCGACTGGCTCGACAACGCCGGAGTGGATGCCGTGGAGGCCCGCTTCTCCCGGTCAATAGGCCTGCCCCAGACGCTGCCCGACATCCTGGGGCTCGCACTGAGGGTCACCCCTTCAGGTGACGGCGACGCTCCTCCCGGCCCGGCGGACGTTCTGTTCGCCTCCACCGGATGGCGGGTGCCATGGCGTTTCCTGCTGCGGCCGCGGCTGGACGTTGCCGGCGCCACCATGACCACGCTGATGCCCTACCGCGGCCGGCAGGGCCCTGTCCTCCTGGGCCTGCGCACCCGCAGCCTCCCGCCCGGATCCCTCGCGTCAGGCGAGTGGGTCCTCGGACTGCATTGGGCCACCCCGTCAGGGCGGTGGCGGGAGTGCGGCGAGCTGCGGCTGCACGCCGGACCCCATCCAACGGACACTCCCCTGCGCTTCGATCCACTCGGAAACCAGCCGCCGGGGGCACAGGCCTACCCGTGGACCCGGCGCCTGCGGAAGCCTTCGTACCGCGCGGCCCAGCGGACAGCACCTCCCGCCGTCGCACGCCCCGGCGGCGGCCAGCCGGAACGGCCCAAGCAAAGCACTGCCAGCACCCCCGCAACCGGAAGGAACGCCATGTCCACCGTTTCGCAGCACTTCAGCTCCCCGCCCGGCGACGTCTGGCGGGTCATTGCCGACGGCTGGCTGTATTCCGGATGGGTGGTCGGCGCGTCACGCATCCGGGATGTGGACGCCGAGTGGCCACAGGTGGGATCCCGGCTGCACCATTCCGTGGGCGCCTGGCCGCTGGTGATCGATGACAGCTCCCGGGTAACCGCCGTGGAACCCAACCGTTCGCTGGAACTGGTGGCCCGGGGCTGGCCGATGGGCGAGGCCAAGGTGGAGATCACCCTTGAGGAGGCTGCGGACGGCTGCCGCGTGACCATCGCCGAAGACGCCATCCGCGGACCGGGCAAGCTGGTGCCCAAGGTCCTGCGGGACGCCGCCATTTCCGCCCGCAACCGTGAGACCCTCCGCCGGCTGGAACTGATGGCGGCCGGCGGTGCGGGCAAATAG
- a CDS encoding SRPBCC family protein produces MTVSFVCRTESALPVEQLFDRARSIDLHVDSQRTSGEQAVAGITEGLIGSGQEVTWRARHFGVPLTMTSRVTNLDFPRSFTDEQVKGPFKAFRHVHDFEATATGSIMTDRVEFSAPRGAVGRVVERLVLRRYLERLIMRRGRFLAEGRIAGNS; encoded by the coding sequence ATGACCGTCAGCTTCGTGTGCCGCACCGAGTCCGCGCTTCCAGTGGAGCAGCTGTTCGACCGGGCCCGCAGCATCGACCTGCACGTGGATTCCCAGCGGACCTCGGGGGAGCAGGCCGTAGCGGGAATCACCGAAGGACTGATCGGCAGCGGCCAGGAGGTTACCTGGCGGGCACGGCACTTCGGTGTCCCCCTCACCATGACGAGCAGGGTCACGAATCTGGACTTCCCCCGCAGCTTCACGGACGAGCAGGTGAAGGGCCCCTTCAAGGCCTTCCGGCACGTCCACGACTTTGAAGCCACGGCCACCGGCAGCATCATGACGGACCGGGTGGAGTTCAGTGCCCCGCGCGGTGCCGTGGGCCGCGTCGTCGAACGCCTCGTCCTCAGACGCTACCTGGAACGGCTCATCATGCGGCGGGGGCGATTCCTCGCCGAAGGCCGAATTGCCGGGAACAGCTAG
- a CDS encoding ABC transporter substrate-binding protein gives MTRIVAGESAVPKRKRAIEAALAIGLVLLIAVGAVVASSVARNTEAQAAEPTPAAALKLGYFGNVTHAPALVGIKKGFLAEALGSTQLSTESFNAGPAAIEALNAGAIDAAYIGPNPAINSFVKSSGQSVKVIAGAAAGGAQLVVKPGIDSAADLRGKTLASPQLGGTQDVALRAWLSGQGYKTNVDGSGDVAINPTDNAQTLKLFQDGKLDGAWLPEPWASRLVLQAGAKVLVDEKDLWDGTGTGKPGEFPTTILIVNQKYAADHPDTVKALLAGHAKSVAWLNEAPEAEKASVINAGLQESAGATLADDVLARSLANITFTLDPLAGSYPRLLQDGVEAGTTKKADLSGLFDLRALNEVAAATGTSKISAAGLGQD, from the coding sequence ATGACCCGCATCGTGGCAGGCGAAAGCGCTGTTCCCAAGCGCAAGCGTGCCATCGAGGCCGCCCTGGCCATCGGGCTGGTCCTGCTGATCGCCGTCGGCGCCGTGGTGGCGTCCTCCGTTGCCCGCAACACCGAGGCCCAGGCAGCCGAACCGACGCCGGCAGCTGCGCTGAAGCTCGGCTACTTCGGAAATGTGACGCACGCCCCCGCTCTGGTGGGCATCAAGAAGGGTTTCCTCGCCGAAGCCCTGGGCAGCACCCAGCTGAGCACCGAATCGTTCAACGCCGGCCCGGCCGCCATCGAGGCGCTGAATGCCGGGGCCATCGACGCTGCCTACATCGGCCCCAACCCGGCCATCAACTCCTTCGTCAAGAGCTCCGGCCAGTCCGTGAAGGTCATCGCCGGCGCGGCAGCAGGCGGGGCCCAATTGGTGGTTAAGCCGGGGATCGATTCCGCCGCGGACCTCCGTGGCAAGACCCTCGCTTCCCCGCAACTGGGCGGCACCCAGGACGTGGCCCTCCGCGCCTGGCTCTCCGGGCAGGGCTACAAGACCAATGTGGACGGCAGCGGCGACGTCGCCATCAACCCCACGGACAACGCCCAGACCCTCAAGCTGTTCCAGGACGGAAAGCTCGACGGCGCGTGGTTGCCTGAGCCGTGGGCCTCACGCCTGGTGCTCCAGGCCGGCGCCAAGGTCCTGGTGGATGAGAAGGACCTGTGGGACGGGACCGGCACCGGCAAGCCCGGCGAGTTCCCCACCACCATCCTGATCGTCAACCAGAAGTACGCCGCCGACCACCCCGACACCGTCAAGGCACTGCTGGCCGGCCACGCAAAGTCCGTCGCCTGGCTCAACGAAGCTCCGGAGGCCGAGAAGGCCAGTGTCATCAACGCGGGCCTGCAGGAGTCCGCCGGTGCCACACTCGCCGACGACGTCCTGGCCCGCTCGCTGGCCAACATCACCTTCACCCTGGACCCGCTGGCCGGAAGCTACCCCCGGCTGCTGCAGGACGGCGTCGAAGCAGGGACCACCAAGAAGGCCGACCTCAGCGGGCTATTCGACCTCCGCGCCCTCAACGAGGTTGCCGCTGCCACCGGCACCAGCAAGATTTCAGCAGCCGGCCTCGGCCAGGACTGA
- a CDS encoding FAD-dependent oxidoreductase: protein MSSSTTVGSAERPLRVAVVGSGPAGVYAADILTKSEAVKSGELTVSIDLFDRYPAPYGLIRYGVAPDHPRIKGIVNALHKVLDRGDIRFFGNVDYGTDLTIEDLRTHYDAVIFATGAIKDADLNIPGIELDGSYGGADFVSWYDGHPDVSREWPLEAKEIAVLGNGNVALDVARVLSKHADDLLVSEIPDNVYAGLKNSPVTDVHVFGRRGPAQVKFTPLELRELSHSKDVDIILYPEDFEFDEESDRQIQTNNQTKTMVGTLTNWIAEQPEDVSELKASRRLHLHFLHSPVEIYDDADAPGKVAGIKFERTELDGTGNARGTGEFVDYPVQAVYRAIGYFGSALPDVEFDHKKGVVTNDGGRVLDADGNHVPGIYATGWIKRGPVGLIGHTKGDALETVTYLLEDRENLPVAAAPAEDAVVELLDARGVKFTSWEGWLALDAHELALGAAATEAGGSHGVEVKRERIKVVPREDMVAISRDGVAAQV from the coding sequence GTGTCATCTAGCACCACCGTAGGCTCTGCCGAGCGTCCGCTGCGCGTCGCCGTCGTGGGCTCCGGCCCGGCCGGCGTCTACGCCGCAGACATCCTCACCAAGAGCGAAGCCGTCAAGAGCGGCGAGCTGACCGTGAGCATCGACCTCTTTGACCGCTACCCGGCACCCTACGGCCTGATCCGCTACGGCGTGGCCCCGGACCACCCCCGCATCAAGGGCATCGTCAACGCCCTGCACAAGGTGCTGGACCGCGGCGACATCCGATTCTTCGGCAACGTGGACTACGGCACAGACCTCACCATCGAGGACCTCCGCACGCACTACGACGCCGTCATCTTCGCCACCGGCGCCATCAAGGACGCGGACCTCAACATCCCCGGCATCGAGCTGGACGGCTCCTACGGCGGCGCAGACTTCGTGTCCTGGTACGACGGCCACCCCGACGTCTCCCGTGAATGGCCGCTCGAGGCCAAGGAAATCGCCGTGCTCGGCAACGGCAACGTGGCCCTGGACGTGGCCCGTGTCCTGTCCAAGCACGCCGATGACCTCCTGGTTTCCGAGATCCCGGACAACGTCTACGCGGGCCTGAAGAACTCTCCGGTCACCGACGTGCACGTCTTCGGCCGCCGCGGCCCGGCTCAGGTTAAGTTCACGCCGCTGGAGCTCCGCGAACTGTCCCACTCCAAGGACGTGGACATCATCCTGTACCCGGAGGACTTCGAGTTCGACGAGGAATCGGACCGCCAGATCCAGACGAACAACCAGACCAAGACCATGGTGGGCACGCTCACCAACTGGATCGCCGAGCAGCCCGAAGACGTCTCCGAGCTCAAGGCTTCCCGCCGCCTGCACCTGCACTTCCTGCACAGCCCGGTGGAGATCTACGACGACGCCGATGCCCCCGGCAAGGTGGCCGGCATCAAGTTCGAGCGCACCGAGCTGGACGGCACGGGCAACGCCCGCGGCACCGGCGAGTTCGTGGACTACCCGGTCCAGGCCGTCTACCGGGCCATCGGTTACTTCGGGTCCGCCCTGCCGGACGTGGAGTTCGACCACAAGAAGGGCGTCGTAACGAACGACGGCGGCCGCGTCCTGGACGCTGACGGCAACCACGTGCCGGGCATCTACGCCACCGGCTGGATCAAGCGCGGACCCGTGGGACTGATCGGCCACACCAAGGGCGACGCCCTCGAGACCGTGACCTACCTCCTCGAGGACCGCGAAAACCTGCCCGTTGCCGCGGCACCCGCCGAGGACGCCGTCGTCGAACTCCTGGACGCCCGCGGCGTGAAGTTCACCAGCTGGGAAGGCTGGCTGGCCCTGGACGCCCACGAGCTCGCGCTCGGTGCCGCAGCAACCGAGGCCGGCGGATCGCACGGTGTTGAGGTCAAGCGTGAGCGCATCAAGGTGGTGCCGCGCGAGGACATGGTTGCCATCTCCCGCGACGGCGTCGCAGCACAGGTCTAA
- a CDS encoding cupin domain-containing protein: METENASSSLVRQPGEGPRRWFYGGGVHTWKARQEETAGAFLLFEDEMALNKVTPLHTHPDSDETLYVLAGEILVNLAGTEHRIAAGGLAMAPRGLPHAFKVLQEGTRILCLQTPGSAQSFYDGASEPLSNSDDPNGSGLVDFSRIRASGQAHGGIEIIGPPPFA; this comes from the coding sequence ATGGAAACGGAAAATGCGTCATCATCCCTGGTCCGTCAGCCCGGCGAAGGACCACGACGCTGGTTCTACGGCGGCGGAGTGCACACCTGGAAGGCCAGGCAGGAGGAGACGGCCGGCGCGTTTCTGCTCTTCGAGGACGAGATGGCCCTGAATAAGGTCACCCCGCTCCACACCCACCCAGATTCGGATGAAACCCTGTACGTTTTGGCCGGTGAAATCCTCGTGAACCTAGCCGGCACGGAGCACCGGATCGCCGCTGGCGGCCTGGCCATGGCACCACGCGGCCTTCCCCACGCCTTCAAGGTTTTGCAAGAGGGCACCCGAATTCTTTGTCTGCAGACACCCGGCAGTGCGCAGTCCTTCTACGACGGCGCCAGCGAGCCCCTGTCCAATTCTGATGACCCCAACGGTTCAGGCCTGGTGGACTTCAGCCGGATTCGGGCATCCGGCCAGGCCCACGGCGGGATCGAGATCATTGGGCCGCCGCCCTTCGCATAG
- a CDS encoding AI-2E family transporter, whose protein sequence is MALFSRHPRRTCSEHGTAATPEGGSKTPQQLWGDGYGRVGIRAAQTLLILAVSVVTVFALLQVKLLVIPMLIALILAAAISPFVNVLKRRGINDALATVIAFVSLLVVLGGVFTVIYFSVRSQWDDLVQQASSGLDQLQSFLQSGPLHVDEAQIDAARNAIVDFATSSQARSGAITGLSVVTEFLTGAVLLVVILFFFLKDGERIWSFLISPFTGARASRLRRVGTRSQEVLGGYVRGTAIVALVDTVGIGAALLILQVPLALPLAMVVFIGAFIPIVGATMAGILAALVALVANGPVVALIVVAVVVAVNQLEGNLLQPVVMGKSLQLHALVILLALTAGTLLAGIVGAVLAVPITAVAWAIIKVWTTDDGQGAGRDPMVAGTAAK, encoded by the coding sequence ATGGCCCTGTTCTCCCGCCATCCCCGCCGCACATGTTCCGAGCATGGAACTGCCGCCACCCCGGAGGGCGGCAGCAAGACCCCGCAGCAACTGTGGGGCGATGGCTACGGCCGTGTGGGTATACGCGCAGCCCAGACCTTGCTCATCCTTGCGGTGTCCGTAGTAACGGTCTTCGCACTCCTGCAGGTCAAGCTGCTGGTAATCCCCATGCTGATCGCCCTGATCCTGGCCGCCGCCATCAGCCCGTTCGTGAACGTCCTCAAAAGGCGCGGCATTAACGACGCCCTTGCCACAGTCATTGCTTTCGTGTCGCTCCTGGTGGTCCTGGGCGGGGTTTTCACCGTTATCTATTTCTCGGTCCGGAGCCAATGGGACGACCTGGTCCAGCAGGCCAGCTCGGGGCTGGACCAGCTGCAAAGCTTCCTTCAAAGCGGGCCCCTGCACGTTGACGAAGCGCAAATCGATGCTGCCCGGAACGCGATCGTGGACTTCGCCACCAGCAGCCAGGCCCGCTCCGGCGCCATCACCGGACTGTCCGTGGTGACGGAATTCCTGACCGGAGCCGTGCTCCTGGTGGTCATCCTGTTCTTCTTCCTCAAGGACGGCGAGCGGATCTGGAGTTTCCTGATCAGCCCCTTTACGGGCGCCCGCGCCAGCCGCCTGCGCCGTGTGGGTACCCGCAGCCAGGAAGTGCTGGGCGGCTACGTCCGCGGCACCGCCATCGTTGCCCTGGTGGACACAGTGGGCATTGGCGCCGCACTGCTGATCCTCCAGGTTCCGCTGGCGCTGCCCCTTGCCATGGTGGTGTTCATCGGCGCGTTCATTCCGATTGTCGGTGCCACCATGGCAGGCATACTCGCCGCCCTGGTAGCCCTGGTAGCGAACGGTCCGGTGGTGGCGTTGATCGTGGTGGCAGTGGTGGTGGCCGTCAACCAGCTTGAGGGCAACCTGCTTCAGCCGGTGGTCATGGGCAAGTCGCTGCAGCTGCACGCGCTGGTCATCCTTCTTGCCCTCACCGCGGGCACCCTCCTGGCCGGCATTGTGGGCGCGGTCCTGGCGGTACCCATCACTGCCGTTGCTTGGGCCATCATCAAAGTCTGGACCACCGACGACGGGCAGGGCGCCGGCCGGGACCCGATGGTTGCCGGGACCGCGGCTAAGTAG